A genomic region of Aureimonas populi contains the following coding sequences:
- a CDS encoding acetyl-CoA carboxylase translates to MPKLEIRAPMPGVFYRRPSPDTPPFKADGDPLSPGEVVGLIEVMKSFHEVKAEVGGAALAFLAEDGDAIMAGQVLAEVED, encoded by the coding sequence ATGCCCAAGCTCGAGATCCGTGCCCCCATGCCCGGCGTGTTTTACCGCCGTCCCTCGCCGGACACCCCGCCTTTCAAGGCGGACGGAGACCCCCTTTCGCCGGGCGAGGTGGTGGGACTCATCGAGGTGATGAAGAGCTTCCACGAGGTGAAGGCAGAAGTCGGCGGTGCTGCGCTCGCCTTCCTCGCTGAGGACGGAGATGCGATCATGGCGGGGCAGGTCCTTGCTGAGGTG
- a CDS encoding 5-oxoprolinase subunit PxpA — translation MGERFGVWRLGGADDAALMSLISSANIAAGFHAGDPDLIASTVALAVENGVAIGAHPGFPDLKGFGRRRMEGLPEEFVNDIVYQVGAVAEFARRSGDALAHVKPHGALYMELARSEAMSALFIDYMRMARPDTPIFCMDVSHTCRIAREAGHPVVREFFADRDYGEDGAIVFTRRVGALDPAAIADKVLKACREGRVTAVTGREVDIVFESVCFHSDTPGSTEIARAIRERLDGAGIDIRPVSQN, via the coding sequence ATGGGCGAGCGCTTCGGGGTTTGGCGCCTCGGCGGAGCCGACGACGCGGCGCTGATGTCGCTGATCAGCTCCGCCAATATCGCCGCAGGCTTCCATGCGGGCGATCCTGACCTCATCGCGAGCACCGTCGCGCTGGCGGTCGAGAACGGGGTCGCGATCGGGGCCCATCCGGGTTTTCCTGACCTCAAGGGCTTCGGGCGCCGGCGTATGGAGGGTCTGCCGGAGGAGTTCGTCAACGATATCGTCTATCAGGTGGGGGCGGTCGCCGAGTTCGCGCGCCGGAGCGGTGATGCGCTCGCCCACGTCAAGCCGCACGGGGCACTCTACATGGAATTGGCCCGCAGCGAGGCAATGTCCGCTCTCTTCATCGATTATATGCGCATGGCGCGCCCTGACACGCCGATATTTTGCATGGACGTCTCGCACACATGCCGGATCGCGCGCGAGGCCGGTCATCCGGTCGTGCGCGAGTTCTTTGCCGATCGCGACTACGGCGAGGACGGTGCCATCGTCTTCACGCGGCGCGTCGGCGCTCTCGATCCGGCCGCTATCGCCGACAAGGTGCTGAAGGCCTGCCGAGAGGGGCGGGTGACGGCGGTGACGGGGCGCGAGGTGGATATCGTCTTCGAGTCCGTCTGCTTCCATTCCGACACGCCAGGCTCAACCGAGATCGCCCGCGCCATACGCGAGCGGCTGGACGGTGCCGGCATCGACATCCGCCCTGTTTCCCAGAACTAG
- a CDS encoding LysR family transcriptional regulator, which yields MLTLRQLRYFVATAELGQISQAAVELSISQSAVTTAIRDLERGIEVELFRRSPSGMELTPSGREFLFHAYDILQKVEEASTLRLPSAAIEGHLSVAATYTVIGYFLPNHLHRLRRSYPGLDIRLHETDRQSIEAGLTDGRFDIAVLLTSNVNDLRIAAERVVASPRRLWLTSRHPLLKRDSLGLQDLLHEPYIMLTVDEAEESSVRYWRAAQMEPNVALRTSSVEAVRSLVASGQGVAILSDMVYRPWSLEGQRLETVVLNDQVPTMDVGLAWSRESGLTRTAEAFRDYFRQAYQSPRVRSLTAAGRDSALPLT from the coding sequence ATGCTTACCCTGCGCCAACTCCGCTATTTCGTTGCCACGGCGGAGCTGGGCCAGATCTCGCAGGCTGCCGTGGAGCTCTCGATCTCGCAATCGGCGGTCACCACCGCGATCCGCGACCTTGAGAGAGGCATCGAAGTGGAGCTGTTCCGGCGCTCACCCTCCGGCATGGAGCTGACCCCTTCGGGGCGAGAATTTCTCTTCCATGCCTACGACATCCTGCAAAAGGTAGAGGAGGCAAGCACGCTGCGTCTCCCCTCGGCGGCCATCGAGGGGCACCTGTCAGTGGCGGCCACCTACACCGTGATCGGCTACTTTCTGCCCAACCATCTGCACCGACTGCGACGCTCCTATCCGGGCCTCGACATCCGGCTGCATGAGACCGACCGGCAGTCCATCGAGGCCGGACTTACGGACGGGCGGTTCGACATCGCGGTGCTTCTCACCTCGAACGTGAACGATCTGCGCATTGCCGCAGAGCGCGTGGTCGCCTCACCCCGCCGTCTCTGGCTCACCTCGCGCCATCCGCTGCTCAAACGCGATTCGCTAGGCTTGCAGGACCTTTTGCACGAGCCCTACATCATGCTCACCGTCGACGAGGCGGAGGAGAGTTCGGTCCGCTACTGGCGCGCGGCCCAGATGGAACCCAACGTCGCGCTGCGCACCTCGTCCGTGGAGGCAGTGCGCTCGCTCGTGGCCAGCGGACAAGGTGTAGCCATCCTGTCCGACATGGTCTACCGCCCTTGGTCGCTGGAGGGCCAACGCTTGGAGACGGTAGTGCTCAACGACCAGGTGCCGACCATGGATGTCGGCCTTGCCTGGAGCCGCGAGAGCGGACTGACCCGCACGGCCGAAGCGTTCCGCGACTATTTCCGGCAGGCCTACCAGTCGCCGAGGGTGCGCAGCTTGACGGCCGCCGGCCGTGACAGTGCCCTGCCCCTCACTTAA
- a CDS encoding rhodanese-related sulfurtransferase, which yields MMLDVVALYRFVPLERLEALRENLSCLCRDNGLRGTILIASEGINGTVAGTAAGTSALIEALEAICAISKGEVKHSKASHWPFSRMKVRIRPELITMRAPEADPSRQAGTYVAPADWNALIEARDVLVLDTRNRYETKVGTFEGAVDPRIDSFTEFKTFVEAELDPAVHRKVAMFCTGGIRCEKASSYMLSKGFETVYHLKGGILKYLEDIPPSRSRWNGECYVFDGRVAVGHGLKPGTWIACHACGEPLGETETRSAAYEPGVSCSHCIEELTDERARDLRARHRRLLQTPSGSQADLSTPRQIADS from the coding sequence ATGATGCTGGATGTTGTCGCTCTATATCGCTTCGTGCCGCTCGAACGTCTCGAGGCCCTGCGCGAGAATCTATCGTGCCTGTGCCGGGACAACGGCCTGCGCGGCACGATCCTCATCGCCTCGGAAGGCATCAACGGAACTGTCGCGGGCACGGCCGCCGGAACCTCGGCCCTCATCGAAGCGCTCGAGGCGATCTGCGCGATCTCGAAAGGCGAGGTCAAGCATTCCAAGGCGAGCCACTGGCCCTTCTCCCGGATGAAGGTGCGCATCCGCCCCGAACTGATCACCATGCGCGCGCCGGAGGCCGATCCGTCCCGGCAGGCCGGAACCTATGTCGCCCCGGCCGACTGGAATGCCCTCATCGAGGCGCGGGACGTCCTCGTGCTGGATACCCGCAACCGGTATGAAACGAAGGTCGGAACGTTCGAAGGGGCCGTCGATCCGCGGATCGACAGTTTCACGGAGTTCAAGACATTCGTCGAAGCCGAGCTGGATCCGGCCGTGCATCGCAAGGTGGCGATGTTCTGCACCGGCGGCATCCGCTGCGAGAAGGCTTCCAGCTACATGCTGTCGAAGGGTTTCGAGACCGTCTATCACCTCAAGGGCGGTATCCTGAAGTATCTGGAGGACATCCCGCCGTCCCGCTCACGCTGGAACGGCGAATGCTATGTCTTCGATGGGCGTGTGGCGGTCGGGCATGGCCTGAAGCCCGGCACATGGATCGCCTGCCATGCCTGCGGCGAACCGCTCGGCGAAACGGAGACCCGCTCGGCTGCCTACGAGCCGGGCGTGTCCTGTTCCCATTGCATCGAAGAGCTGACCGACGAGCGCGCTCGCGATCTGCGGGCCCGGCACCGGCGCCTTCTGCAAACGCCCTCCGGGTCGCAGGCGGATCTGTCGACGCCTCGCCAGATCGCCGATAGCTGA
- a CDS encoding phosphodiester glycosidase family protein, producing MAVWASSGSALKAAMLALLAAPLTQPAKAGPCAEESFEGAGYVVCTIDPAVSDLRLVWQNAEGGPYRTFSNLAAALGNEGRALIFAINAGMYQTDFSPVGLHVENGGELRPADTASVDGPPSRVPNFYKKPNGIFFLGEAGAGILPTEEYLAERPDVRFATQSGPMLVIENRLHPAFIPGSTDRTRRSGVGVCEGGEVRFAISDGRVNFYDFARLFRDHLACPNALFLDGGRGAGIYLPEMRRNDFSWHGGYGPILGLVE from the coding sequence ATGGCTGTCTGGGCATCTTCCGGGAGCGCGTTGAAGGCGGCGATGCTGGCGCTGCTTGCCGCGCCCCTCACGCAGCCGGCAAAAGCCGGGCCATGCGCCGAGGAGAGCTTCGAGGGGGCCGGCTATGTCGTCTGCACGATCGACCCGGCCGTGTCCGACCTGCGGCTCGTCTGGCAGAATGCCGAGGGCGGCCCCTATCGCACTTTCTCCAATCTGGCCGCGGCGCTCGGCAACGAGGGGCGGGCGCTGATCTTCGCAATCAACGCGGGCATGTACCAGACCGACTTCTCGCCCGTCGGCCTTCATGTCGAGAATGGTGGCGAGTTGCGACCGGCGGATACGGCCAGCGTTGACGGCCCGCCGTCGCGGGTCCCCAACTTCTACAAGAAGCCCAACGGCATTTTCTTTCTAGGCGAGGCCGGCGCGGGCATCCTTCCCACCGAGGAATACCTCGCCGAGCGGCCGGATGTGCGCTTCGCCACTCAATCGGGACCGATGCTGGTCATCGAGAACAGGCTGCACCCCGCGTTCATTCCCGGCTCCACCGACAGGACGCGCCGCAGCGGCGTGGGCGTGTGCGAAGGAGGAGAGGTCCGGTTCGCCATCAGCGACGGCCGCGTCAACTTCTACGACTTCGCCCGGCTGTTCCGCGACCATCTGGCTTGCCCGAATGCGCTTTTCCTCGACGGCGGCCGCGGCGCTGGAATCTACCTGCCGGAGATGAGGCGCAACGACTTCTCCTGGCATGGCGGCTACGGGCCGATCCTCGGGCTTGTGGAATAG
- a CDS encoding NADH:flavin oxidoreductase, whose amino-acid sequence MTSPVDALFRPFQLKSLSLPNRIVMAPMTRTFAPNGVPGEANAAYYRRRVEGGVGLILSEGTVIDRPVSRNEPGIPFFHGEEALAGWRGVIDAVHAAGGKMGPQIWHTGSTRGMSGWEPETPVESPSGLVAPGEPRGEAMSEEAIADTVAAFARAAADARRLGFDTVEIHGAHGYLIDQFFWQGTNERTDRYGGATIRERSRFAGEVVAAIRAAVGPDFPIILRLSQWKQQDYKARLAETPDEMADWLQPLVDAGADILHCSQRRYWEPEFPQIDGESGLNFAGWAKKLTGAATISVGSVGLSGEFLAAFSGEGSATVGIDRLVERMERDEFDLIAVGRVLISDPQWVAKVRAGDSAGLKGFDAKALAELV is encoded by the coding sequence ATGACGTCCCCGGTCGACGCCCTCTTCCGCCCCTTCCAGCTGAAGTCCCTGAGCCTTCCCAACCGCATCGTCATGGCCCCGATGACGCGCACCTTCGCGCCGAACGGCGTGCCGGGCGAGGCGAACGCGGCCTATTATCGCCGGCGCGTCGAAGGCGGCGTCGGCCTGATCCTCTCCGAGGGCACGGTGATCGACCGCCCGGTCTCGCGCAACGAGCCGGGCATTCCCTTCTTCCATGGGGAAGAGGCGCTGGCCGGCTGGCGGGGCGTCATCGACGCGGTCCATGCGGCGGGCGGCAAGATGGGGCCGCAGATCTGGCACACCGGCTCCACGCGCGGCATGAGCGGCTGGGAGCCGGAGACGCCGGTGGAAAGTCCGTCCGGGCTCGTCGCGCCGGGCGAACCGAGGGGGGAGGCCATGAGCGAGGAGGCCATCGCCGATACGGTGGCGGCCTTCGCGCGCGCCGCGGCGGACGCCAGGCGCCTCGGCTTCGACACGGTCGAGATCCATGGCGCGCACGGTTATCTCATCGACCAGTTCTTCTGGCAGGGCACGAACGAGCGTACCGACCGCTATGGCGGCGCGACCATCCGCGAGCGCTCCCGCTTCGCGGGCGAGGTGGTGGCGGCCATCCGCGCGGCGGTCGGCCCCGACTTCCCGATCATCCTTCGGCTCAGCCAGTGGAAACAGCAGGACTATAAGGCGCGCCTGGCCGAGACGCCCGACGAGATGGCGGACTGGCTCCAGCCGCTGGTCGATGCCGGCGCCGACATCCTCCACTGCTCACAGCGGCGATATTGGGAGCCGGAGTTCCCGCAGATCGACGGCGAGAGCGGCCTCAACTTTGCCGGCTGGGCCAAGAAGCTGACGGGCGCGGCCACGATCAGCGTCGGCTCGGTCGGCCTGTCGGGCGAGTTCCTCGCCGCCTTCTCGGGCGAAGGCTCCGCGACCGTGGGAATCGACCGCCTCGTCGAGCGCATGGAGCGCGACGAGTTCGACCTTATCGCCGTGGGCCGGGTGCTGATCAGCGACCCGCAATGGGTCGCGAAAGTGCGGGCAGGCGACTCGGCCGGCCTGAAGGGCTTCGACGCAAAGGCTCTCGCCGAGCTCGTCTAG
- a CDS encoding winged helix-turn-helix transcriptional regulator, translated as MLFDQIADKWSMMVLTVLDNGPMRFNAIKRHLEGVTQKALTQCLRRLERNGLVSRRVIPLSPVAVEYAITPLGRSLQTPFKALYAWTLAHFDEVEDARRRFDRRIMD; from the coding sequence CTGCTCTTCGACCAGATCGCGGACAAATGGTCGATGATGGTGCTGACCGTGCTGGACAACGGCCCCATGCGCTTCAACGCCATCAAGCGCCATCTGGAGGGCGTGACCCAGAAGGCGCTGACGCAATGCCTGCGCCGCCTGGAGCGCAACGGACTGGTCTCGCGACGTGTCATTCCCCTTTCGCCGGTGGCGGTCGAGTACGCGATCACCCCGCTCGGCCGTTCGCTGCAAACGCCCTTCAAGGCGCTCTACGCATGGACGCTGGCCCATTTCGACGAGGTGGAGGACGCGCGGCGGCGGTTCGACCGGCGCATCATGGACTGA